In bacterium, the genomic stretch CAGTCAGACTGATGCCGTCCACTGCAACCGATCCGACCGGAATAGCATATTTGATGAGTGATTGGGTAACCTCAATGGTAACCCACCAGCTAGTTGTGCGCGATGCGATGGAAATAATTTTGCCCACTCCGTCGACGTGTCCTAAAACCAGATGCCCGCCGAGCCTGTCCGATAACTTCATCGCTCTTTCAAGATTGATCTGATCAC encodes the following:
- a CDS encoding riboflavin synthase — encoded protein: DQINLERAMKLSDRLGGHLVLGHVDGVGKIISIASRTTSWWVTIEVTQSLIKYAIPVGSVAVDGISLTVAELHDSRISVSIIPHTWEKTIIGTKKAGDSVNLEMDMIGKYVERLFGEKEKKSIITEEWLKSKGF